The following are encoded together in the Thermodesulfobacteriota bacterium genome:
- a CDS encoding DUF2905 domain-containing protein: MFASAAKMLIVAGIAIALIGLALHLSERIGWFGRLPGDFTIRKGKFTFYFPLATSLLVSAVLSLLYWLLRK; this comes from the coding sequence GTGTTCGCCTCCGCCGCAAAGATGCTGATCGTCGCGGGAATCGCGATCGCACTCATCGGCCTCGCGCTCCACCTGTCGGAGAGGATCGGCTGGTTCGGCCGCCTTCCGGGCGACTTCACGATCCGAAAGGGGAAATTCACGTTCTACTTCCCGCTGGCGACCTCCCTTCTCGTCAGCGCGGTGCTCTCCCTCCTGTACTGGCTCCTCAGGAAATAG
- a CDS encoding ATP-binding protein: MNLPVDESVRLQEAERTRRRRERWAIGVVAFLVAALTFIEAYLVASGGPVRFSGNIAIFALINLNVILVVLLIFLVSRNLFKILLDRRRGILGSKLRSRLVVIFILFSLLPTALLFVAATNITTTSIKSWIGKRVGEALSGSLEIARRKLNDDAAALVPLAGEAATLVGPETTAETAGEALRHMRTGQEDAVTLLFLRKGKLAAKEGKALGAAGNEILDRLGSLGKAGAEGGTIIGDGYAVAWVPAGGDGLVAAAKLLPEAEAQRIRAIKDAYAGYHQVRLLDDPIRASYIGVLILITLLIVFAASWMGIYLARRITVPVQLLAEGTDRVARGDLDATIDYRSDDEFGTLVGSFNRMTADLKAMQGNLAEAHASLTTTYEELRRRTQFIETILDNISTGVIVIDRHARIAMINKVAGRLLEVSPEEAAGSLYRDVFREDHYEAIRGLYREAGNAGGRQVERQVELPIGEKRIALRVSMTTLLDERGDYMGLVVAFDDLSQAMRLQRVLAWREVARRIAHDIRNPLTPIQLSTERMIRKYSEEHAGDPVFAECTQAVLSEVATLKRLVDEFTRFARMPAPQLEEGDLPEEVRQVVEMYRTSHPGIRWEFRAGEMPQAWFDPIQIRRALTNLLENAAAALGKQGCVEVSCAFDAESGRARITVADDGPGITRKDRERIFEPYFSRREGGTGLGLAIVSAIAADHGGTVRIRDNEPKGTVFEIEFPARPRGRE; the protein is encoded by the coding sequence GTGAATCTCCCGGTCGACGAAAGCGTCCGCCTGCAGGAAGCGGAACGTACGCGGCGGCGGCGCGAGCGCTGGGCCATCGGAGTCGTCGCGTTCCTCGTCGCGGCGCTGACCTTCATCGAGGCGTACCTGGTCGCTTCCGGGGGACCGGTGCGGTTCTCCGGCAACATCGCCATCTTCGCCCTGATCAACCTGAACGTCATCCTCGTCGTCCTCCTGATCTTCCTGGTGTCGAGGAACCTGTTCAAGATCCTCCTGGACCGCCGCCGGGGGATCCTCGGCTCGAAGCTGCGCTCCCGGCTCGTCGTCATCTTCATCCTCTTCTCCCTCCTCCCGACGGCGCTGCTGTTCGTCGCCGCGACGAACATCACCACGACGAGCATCAAGTCCTGGATCGGCAAACGGGTGGGGGAGGCGCTCAGCGGGTCGCTGGAGATCGCGCGGAGGAAGCTGAACGACGACGCGGCCGCGCTGGTTCCCCTCGCGGGGGAAGCGGCGACGCTCGTCGGGCCGGAGACGACGGCAGAGACGGCCGGGGAGGCGCTCCGCCACATGCGCACCGGCCAGGAAGACGCCGTCACGCTCCTGTTCCTGAGGAAGGGGAAGCTGGCGGCGAAGGAGGGGAAAGCGCTCGGGGCCGCGGGAAACGAGATCCTCGACCGGCTCGGCAGCCTCGGGAAGGCCGGGGCGGAGGGAGGCACCATCATCGGAGACGGCTACGCGGTCGCGTGGGTCCCCGCGGGCGGCGACGGGCTGGTGGCGGCGGCGAAGCTGCTGCCCGAGGCGGAGGCCCAACGGATCCGGGCCATCAAGGACGCGTACGCCGGCTACCACCAGGTGCGGCTGCTCGACGATCCGATCCGGGCCAGCTACATAGGCGTCCTGATCCTCATCACGCTGCTCATCGTCTTCGCCGCGAGCTGGATGGGGATCTACCTCGCCCGCCGGATCACCGTGCCGGTGCAGCTTCTCGCGGAGGGGACGGACCGCGTCGCGCGGGGCGATCTGGACGCCACGATCGACTACCGGTCGGACGACGAGTTCGGGACGCTGGTCGGCTCCTTCAACCGGATGACCGCCGACCTGAAGGCGATGCAGGGGAACCTCGCCGAGGCGCACGCGTCGCTCACCACGACGTATGAGGAGCTCCGACGCAGGACGCAGTTCATCGAGACCATCCTCGACAACATCTCCACGGGCGTCATCGTCATCGATCGCCACGCCCGGATCGCGATGATCAACAAGGTTGCGGGCCGCCTGCTGGAGGTTTCCCCGGAGGAGGCGGCGGGCTCCCTGTACCGGGATGTGTTCCGCGAGGACCATTACGAGGCGATCCGCGGCCTGTACCGGGAGGCGGGGAACGCCGGGGGGCGGCAGGTCGAGCGGCAGGTGGAGCTTCCCATCGGAGAGAAGCGGATCGCCCTGCGGGTCAGCATGACGACGCTGCTGGACGAGAGGGGCGATTACATGGGGCTGGTCGTGGCCTTCGACGACCTTTCCCAGGCGATGCGCCTGCAGCGGGTCCTTGCGTGGAGGGAGGTCGCCCGCAGGATCGCCCACGACATCCGGAACCCGCTGACCCCCATCCAGCTCTCGACCGAGCGGATGATCCGGAAATACTCCGAGGAGCACGCAGGCGATCCCGTCTTCGCCGAGTGCACGCAGGCGGTCCTCTCGGAGGTGGCCACGCTGAAGCGGCTGGTGGACGAGTTCACCCGGTTCGCCCGGATGCCCGCTCCGCAGCTCGAGGAGGGGGACCTTCCGGAGGAGGTCCGGCAGGTCGTCGAGATGTACCGGACATCCCACCCCGGCATCCGTTGGGAGTTTCGCGCAGGGGAGATGCCCCAGGCGTGGTTCGACCCCATCCAGATCCGGCGCGCCCTCACCAATCTCCTGGAGAACGCCGCCGCCGCGCTCGGAAAACAGGGATGCGTGGAGGTATCCTGCGCGTTCGATGCCGAAAGCGGCAGGGCGCGCATTACAGTGGCCGACGACGGCCCCGGGATCACGCGGAAGGACCGGGAGCGGATCTTCGAGCCGTACTTCTCCCGGCGGGAGGGAGGGACGGGGCTGGGTCTGGCCATCGTGAGCGCCATCGCGGCCGACCACGGGGGGACCGTCCGGATCCGGGACAACGAGCCGAAGGGCACGGTCTTCGAGATCGAGTTCCCCGCCCGGCCGCGGGGCCGTGAGTAA
- a CDS encoding DUF4390 domain-containing protein has protein sequence MRVLVAFFTLCLVAVAPRPAPADAPPPKVVQVGGTVRGKEARVQFRIENAFTPEMVEALKSGIEITFRVRLEVERVHRNWFNVTVGDMKYAQSIRYDVLSRVYRFHRGGVDEIVPDLRHAVERMTRLEATVPLSGEISGGKPYRARVRVRLDQAGLADPLRTIVFFSSVWDVETDWAHGPLRSP, from the coding sequence GTGCGCGTACTGGTGGCCTTTTTCACGTTGTGCCTGGTGGCGGTCGCGCCGCGGCCTGCACCGGCCGATGCCCCCCCGCCCAAGGTGGTCCAGGTCGGGGGAACCGTCCGCGGGAAAGAGGCCCGGGTCCAATTCCGCATCGAAAACGCCTTCACGCCGGAAATGGTGGAGGCGCTCAAGAGCGGCATAGAGATCACCTTCCGGGTCCGCCTCGAGGTCGAGCGGGTCCACCGGAACTGGTTCAACGTCACGGTCGGCGACATGAAATACGCGCAGTCCATCCGGTACGACGTCCTTTCCCGTGTCTACCGCTTCCACCGCGGAGGCGTCGACGAGATCGTTCCCGACCTGCGGCATGCCGTCGAGCGGATGACCCGCCTCGAGGCGACGGTCCCGCTGAGCGGCGAGATATCCGGCGGGAAGCCGTACAGGGCCCGGGTGCGCGTCCGGCTGGACCAGGCCGGACTCGCCGATCCGCTGCGCACCATCGTGTTCTTCTCCTCCGTGTGGGACGTCGAAACCGACTGGGCCCACGGGCCCTTGAGGTCCCCGTGA
- the ruvA gene encoding Holliday junction branch migration protein RuvA: MIDHLKGRLAGGGKDFVVVECAGVGFRAYVSAASRGDLPPEGESCFLRTYLHFREGGGDLFGFSTETEREIFLATIGISGVGPKSALAVLSVLGVDGVLAGCARNDAACFTRVPGIGKKLAQRIALELPDRLKKVSVEFAPAEGTAPPTGGAESEAWEALAALGFSRGEAQGAVATVLKEAGGGMAVDALIREALRRLSGRRG, from the coding sequence ATGATCGATCACCTCAAAGGGCGCCTCGCGGGGGGCGGCAAGGATTTCGTCGTCGTGGAGTGCGCCGGCGTCGGCTTCCGCGCGTACGTCTCCGCCGCATCGAGGGGCGACCTGCCGCCGGAAGGCGAGAGCTGCTTCCTCCGGACGTACCTTCACTTCCGCGAGGGCGGCGGCGACCTGTTCGGATTCTCCACGGAGACGGAGCGGGAAATCTTCCTCGCGACGATCGGCATCAGCGGCGTGGGGCCCAAATCCGCACTCGCGGTGCTGTCGGTTCTCGGGGTCGACGGGGTACTCGCAGGGTGCGCGCGGAACGACGCCGCCTGCTTCACCCGCGTTCCCGGGATCGGGAAGAAGCTGGCGCAGCGGATCGCCCTGGAGCTGCCGGACCGCCTGAAGAAGGTGTCCGTCGAGTTCGCCCCGGCGGAAGGAACGGCCCCGCCTACCGGCGGGGCGGAGAGCGAAGCATGGGAAGCGCTCGCGGCATTGGGATTTTCGCGCGGCGAGGCGCAGGGCGCGGTCGCGACGGTCCTCAAGGAGGCGGGGGGCGGAATGGCGGTCGATGCGCTGATCCGGGAGGCGCTGCGGCGCCTGTCCGGGCGGCGAGGGTAG
- the ruvB gene encoding Holliday junction branch migration DNA helicase RuvB has product MDGRILDPDKAEGEVPADASLRPKRLVEFIGQRAVVSNLGTYIIAAKARGESLDHVLLSGPPGLGKTTLAHIIANEMGVGIRTTSGPAIERKGDIAAILTALEPGDVLFIDEIHRLSRVVEELLYSAMEDFALDIILGQGPSAKSIRLSLPRFTLVGATTRTGLLTSPLRDRFGVPFRLEYYGQEELEEVVRRSAAALSIRIEPDGEREIARRSRGTPRIANRLLRRVRDFAQVGGDGVITREIADRALLRMEVDRKGLDVMDRKILRVILENFQGGPVGVETISASVSEERDTIEDVYEPFLIQQGFLKRTPRGRVATPAAWKHMGMEAPRTAVQDDLFGGK; this is encoded by the coding sequence TTGGACGGAAGGATCCTGGATCCGGACAAGGCGGAAGGCGAGGTCCCGGCCGACGCATCGCTACGGCCGAAGCGGCTGGTTGAGTTCATCGGTCAGCGCGCCGTCGTTTCGAACCTTGGGACTTACATCATCGCGGCGAAGGCGCGCGGCGAGTCGCTGGACCACGTCCTGCTCTCCGGGCCTCCCGGGCTCGGCAAGACCACGCTGGCGCACATCATCGCCAACGAGATGGGCGTCGGGATCCGGACGACATCGGGCCCCGCGATCGAGCGGAAAGGGGACATCGCCGCGATCCTCACGGCGCTCGAGCCGGGGGACGTCCTCTTCATCGACGAGATCCACCGCCTGAGCCGCGTCGTGGAGGAGCTTCTCTACTCCGCGATGGAGGATTTCGCCCTCGATATCATCCTGGGCCAGGGGCCGTCGGCCAAGTCGATCCGTCTCTCCCTGCCGCGCTTCACCCTCGTGGGCGCCACCACGCGCACGGGGCTGCTCACCTCTCCCTTGCGGGACCGGTTCGGCGTCCCGTTCCGCCTCGAGTATTACGGTCAGGAGGAGCTGGAGGAAGTCGTCCGGCGTTCCGCGGCCGCCCTGTCCATCCGGATCGAGCCGGATGGGGAGCGGGAGATCGCCCGGCGGTCGCGCGGGACGCCGAGGATCGCCAACCGGCTGCTGCGCCGCGTCCGGGACTTCGCGCAGGTGGGGGGCGACGGCGTCATCACGCGGGAGATCGCCGACCGCGCGCTGCTCCGGATGGAGGTGGACCGCAAGGGGCTCGACGTGATGGACCGGAAGATCCTTCGGGTCATCCTCGAGAACTTCCAGGGCGGCCCGGTCGGCGTGGAGACGATCTCGGCGTCGGTGAGCGAGGAGCGCGACACGATCGAGGACGTCTACGAGCCGTTCCTCATCCAGCAGGGGTTTCTGAAGCGCACTCCGCGGGGGCGCGTCGCCACGCCCGCGGCGTGGAAGCACATGGGGATGGAGGCGCCCAGGACCGCCGTCCAGGACGACCTTTTCGGGGGGAAGTGA
- a CDS encoding adenylate/guanylate cyclase domain-containing protein — MRARIVKGILLGIATGVLGLLAGLAPEWTDLEERLGLEILFRLRGPRSPPSEVVVVGIDRESADTLDLDDDCRKWPRSLHARLTERLAAGGAAVIAFDVFFEDPASEGQDRVFAQAMRKAGNVLLCERLKVEKLPYMGKGGKPGGAIEIARRIPPTLLLGEAAASSVPYPLPKVPARVSRDWTFRTTAGKRCQPTLPVAAFQWHVLPAYPEFLRLIETVFPEQARVLPRSGKEFVRSHGIAGMILALREILGKDPTAERKLLAALDGIPRVPGDEARRRILRSLVRLYGGDDRKLLNFYGPPRTIPTIPYHRLVRNGKNGRAFPETRELAGKAVFVGSSEARRLAQKDGFLTVYTGGDGVDLSGVEIEATSFANLVEDMPVRPLPFLAQFATILLWGIVVGILSFLFRPAVSITAVAGVSVLYLAASVQRFAAEGAWFPVVYPLLVQGPLAVASAVAWSYAELSRERRNFRSAFARYLPAEVVEDMAGNIDGLSVRNRLVSGVCLATDVERYTALSGSMKPEELAGILNRYYEAVFDPVRRHGGTVFNVVADSMLALWLARRDNPAPLKDACRAAIEIAESMRNPRRTPACVALPTRIGLHSGEILLGNIGAGRHFESGPVGDIVNTATRIEGLNKILGTRILASGDVLSLEKVFLVRDMGLFLLAGKSLPVQVCELIACRAAANPAQVECCASFSEGMAHFRRGEWGKSAARFQQALDIRRGDGPSLYFLDLCRRYTHVPPGEDWDGVVRVEGI; from the coding sequence GGGCTGCTTGCGGGCCTCGCGCCGGAATGGACGGATCTCGAGGAGCGCCTGGGGCTGGAGATCCTGTTCCGCCTGAGGGGCCCCCGGTCCCCTCCATCCGAAGTCGTTGTCGTCGGCATCGACAGGGAATCCGCCGACACGCTCGATCTGGACGACGACTGCAGGAAATGGCCCCGGTCGCTGCACGCCCGCCTTACGGAAAGACTGGCGGCCGGCGGCGCGGCGGTCATTGCGTTCGACGTCTTCTTCGAGGATCCGGCGTCGGAGGGGCAGGATCGCGTTTTCGCGCAGGCGATGCGGAAAGCCGGGAACGTGTTGCTGTGCGAACGGCTCAAGGTGGAGAAGCTCCCCTACATGGGAAAAGGAGGGAAACCGGGGGGAGCGATCGAGATCGCCCGGAGGATCCCCCCGACCCTCCTTCTCGGCGAAGCCGCCGCCTCTTCCGTCCCGTATCCTCTTCCGAAGGTTCCCGCCAGAGTGAGCCGGGACTGGACTTTCCGGACGACCGCGGGAAAACGCTGCCAGCCCACGCTGCCCGTGGCGGCGTTTCAATGGCACGTCCTTCCGGCATACCCTGAGTTCCTCCGGCTCATCGAGACCGTGTTTCCCGAACAGGCGAGGGTCCTTCCGCGGTCCGGAAAGGAATTCGTCCGTTCGCACGGGATCGCGGGCATGATCCTGGCTCTGCGGGAGATTCTCGGCAAGGATCCGACCGCGGAGCGGAAGCTGCTGGCGGCGCTGGACGGAATCCCCCGGGTTCCCGGAGACGAAGCCCGGCGACGGATCCTGCGCTCCCTCGTCCGCCTGTATGGAGGCGACGACCGGAAGCTCCTGAACTTCTACGGTCCGCCGCGGACGATCCCCACGATCCCGTATCACCGGCTTGTGCGGAACGGGAAGAACGGCAGAGCATTCCCCGAGACCCGGGAGCTCGCGGGGAAGGCCGTCTTCGTCGGCTCCTCGGAGGCCCGCCGGCTTGCGCAGAAGGACGGGTTCCTCACGGTGTACACGGGCGGCGACGGCGTGGACCTGAGTGGGGTGGAGATCGAGGCGACGTCGTTCGCGAACCTCGTCGAGGACATGCCGGTCCGGCCATTGCCGTTCCTCGCGCAATTCGCGACGATCCTCCTTTGGGGGATCGTCGTGGGGATCCTGTCCTTCCTGTTCCGCCCCGCGGTGTCCATCACGGCTGTGGCGGGCGTGTCCGTCCTGTATCTCGCGGCGTCGGTCCAGCGGTTCGCGGCCGAGGGCGCATGGTTTCCCGTCGTCTACCCGCTCCTGGTGCAGGGCCCGCTGGCCGTCGCATCCGCCGTCGCCTGGAGCTACGCGGAGCTGAGCCGCGAGCGCCGGAATTTCCGCAGCGCATTCGCCCGATATCTTCCGGCGGAGGTCGTGGAGGATATGGCCGGGAACATCGACGGGCTGAGCGTCCGCAACCGGCTCGTGAGCGGCGTCTGCCTCGCCACGGACGTCGAGCGGTACACCGCCCTGTCCGGGTCGATGAAGCCGGAGGAGCTCGCCGGGATCCTCAACCGGTATTACGAGGCGGTGTTCGATCCCGTCCGGCGGCACGGCGGGACGGTCTTTAACGTCGTCGCGGATTCCATGCTGGCCCTTTGGCTGGCCAGGCGGGATAACCCTGCGCCCCTGAAGGATGCCTGCCGGGCCGCGATCGAAATCGCGGAATCGATGCGGAATCCCCGGCGCACCCCCGCCTGCGTCGCGCTTCCCACGCGGATCGGGCTGCATTCGGGGGAGATCCTTCTCGGGAACATCGGCGCCGGCCGGCATTTCGAATCCGGGCCGGTGGGCGACATCGTAAACACGGCGACCCGGATCGAGGGGCTAAACAAGATCCTCGGTACCCGGATCCTGGCTTCGGGCGATGTGCTGTCTCTTGAGAAGGTTTTTCTCGTCCGCGACATGGGGCTGTTCCTCCTCGCGGGGAAGAGCCTGCCGGTGCAAGTGTGCGAGCTGATCGCCTGCAGGGCCGCGGCCAATCCCGCGCAGGTGGAGTGCTGCGCCTCCTTCTCCGAAGGGATGGCCCATTTCCGCCGCGGGGAATGGGGAAAGTCGGCCGCGAGGTTTCAACAGGCGCTCGACATCCGGAGAGGCGACGGCCCATCCCTTTATTTCCTGGACCTCTGCCGCCGCTACACGCATGTCCCGCCAGGCGAAGACTGGGACGGCGTCGTGCGCGTCGAAGGGATATAG